Within Terriglobia bacterium, the genomic segment GTACCGGTGTATCGGAATGGCGGCTGATATTCTGTGCTGACAGGAGAGGCCGAGTCCAAGCCAGTATCGAACGTTTCGTTGGCCGAAAATCGGACTGATTCGGTCTTGTCGATCCGACCTCCACCCACTTTCCTGTCGTTCACGAACAACGCGACCATGCCACCCTT encodes:
- a CDS encoding arylsulfatase, coding for KGGMVALFVNDRKVGGGRIDKTESVRFSANETFDTGLDSASPVSTEYQPPFRYTGTLKKVEIDVAPAQLSASDQEKLREEEREAAMTIE